CGCCGCTGATGCGCGCTCCGCTGCTGTCGCGAATCGTGCCGGCAAGGGCGCCGTCGGGGTTCTGGGCAACCGCATAAGGTGCGATCAAAAACAGAAAAAGCAACGCAGCCATGAAACGCAGAGAAATGGAACGCACGGAAGTGAAACCAGAAACGTGCTTTGACAAAACCATCACGAACTCTCCAGGTTCTAGGGAAATATTTCTGCAGAAAATGTGGCAAGTGTTTACAGCTTAGAAACCTAATGTAGCTGAGCCCGTGCAACTACTACCAACGCTCGTAGTTGGCCCGGCAGTTGAGCGGACTTGGAGATCCGCTTACCTTGAGCAGATCTGGTCGGAACTTTGAGTCATAATCTTAGTGATGCCCTTCACTCTTTCTCACGCCGCCGCGGCTCTACCCTTGCGGCGTTTAAAACTGGTTACATCGGCGCTGGTTATCGGTACTCTTGCGCCTGATTTTGAGTATTTCCTCCGCCTCGCTCCGGATGATGGATATGGCCATACTTTGCAGGGGGCGTTCCTGTTGACCCTGCCTCTCGCACTTGTGACACTCTGGCTCTTCCATGCTTTCGTCAAGTTGCCTCTGGTGGGGCTCTTTCCCGATAGCATCGAGCGGAGATTAGTTGGTTATCTCGAGGAATTCCGTTTCGCAGGAGCAGCAAGGTTCGCACTGATTGTCGTCTCCATTTCGGTGGGAATTGCCACACATCTGGTGTGGGACTCCTTTACCCATTCGGGCACATGGCTGTACCGTAACGGGCCGTTTCTTGGCCAACCCATGAAGATTTTGTTCTTTGGACCAATTCCGGCTTACAGGGTTTTTCAACACACAAGTACTATTGTGGGAATTGCTGCCCTCTCGATCTGGCTGCTGTTGTGGTATCGAAATACCAAACCTTCCGCACAACCTCTAAGCCAAAGTCTGCCAACACGCCGAAAGGTTGTCATTCTTGTCACGGTAGCAGCAATCGCTCTGGTGGGAGCCGCCATTCGATCAATTATCGCGGTCGGAATCCCGGCCAACTATCTGGTTGAGAGGCGGTTTGTAGGTCTATGGGTCGTAACCTTGATCTCTCTGTTATGGTGGCAACTTGTGTTCTACGGAGTCTTGCGGACCAGGCTTCAAAGGACTGACCACTTAGCGTGAATCGAAAATGCAGCAAGTTTGATCGGGTTGCTCTGAACTTGAAACTCGAAACTGAAAACTGCTGCTAGCAGTGTAGAATGGTC
This window of the Terriglobales bacterium genome carries:
- a CDS encoding DUF4184 family protein, which translates into the protein MPFTLSHAAAALPLRRLKLVTSALVIGTLAPDFEYFLRLAPDDGYGHTLQGAFLLTLPLALVTLWLFHAFVKLPLVGLFPDSIERRLVGYLEEFRFAGAARFALIVVSISVGIATHLVWDSFTHSGTWLYRNGPFLGQPMKILFFGPIPAYRVFQHTSTIVGIAALSIWLLLWYRNTKPSAQPLSQSLPTRRKVVILVTVAAIALVGAAIRSIIAVGIPANYLVERRFVGLWVVTLISLLWWQLVFYGVLRTRLQRTDHLA